The nucleotide sequence CTGCTGAATTCCTCGGGATTGCCTATGGGAAAAACATTAAACCATTTTGATTTTCCTTTTCAACGCGGGGTGGAAAAAGCCAAAATCGACTTGTTGGCGACGTGTGAGTTTGTGAAACGGAAGGAAAACGTTTTGCTGCTTGGCCCCCCCGGGGTTGGGAAGTCGCACTTAGCCGCCGGGTTGGGGGTCAAAGCGGCGGAGAACGGTTTCGCCGTTGTTTTTATGAACGCGGATGATTTAATCGACATGCTTCAGAAGGATGAAGCCGTTGACCATCGAAAAATCCGGAGACGACGGTATATGAACGCTTCTCTTCTGATCATTGACGAATTGGGATTCCAGGCGCTGGATCGCCATAACGCGCATTTATTTTTCAAAGTCATCAGTCAACGCTACGAACGGGGAAGTATCATCATCACCTCCAACAAAGGCATTCGGGAATGGCCGGATATCCTGGCCGGAGATGAAGTGCTGGCCACCGCCATCCTCGATCGATTGTTGCATCATTGTCACGTGATTCAAATCGATGGACGAAGCTACCGCTTAAAACATATCGAGTTGGGTCTCCATGAAGGCGGCGAAAAATCATGACGTGGTTTATGAGTTTTTTAAGGCATAGGCGAATGCTCGGAATAGTCATGAAATTATATAGTGAGGGGACGGGAATCGTCCCATCCCCTCAGCGACTTTTCGTCGCAAACGCGCCAGGCTATCCCTTAATCGGTTGCTCTCCAGCAGAGCCGACCTCCGTTTCGCCTGGTGATTTACACTATCGAATTGTTTGCTGAAAACTTGAGCCATTATGACCGGAAAAGAAATCTTTTTATGCGTTCAACTTATTCGTAGGTGCGGGAAACTAGGTGTCCCTAGACACCGTCTAGGTCGTAGTGAAATTTCTGAGCGTGGGCGTCTCGGTATTTGCGGATTTCTTCTACAATTTCGTCTTTCATGGTTCGTTTCTTGACTTTATGAAGATCTTGCGTTTCCCTTCGATGATTGTCTTCAACTCTTCGATAGTTCGCGTCTTATCCCTATGAAGCATGGCATGGCAGTTAGGACAAACCGGTCTCAAATCCTTTTCTGGATTCACTTCTTTATCATTGCCAATTTGCGATAAAGGTTCCAGGTGATGGACATGAATGTAGTTAGTTCCCAGCTCGCCATAGATTTCTTGGAAATTGAATCCGCAAACTGAACAATTATACCCATATTTGGCGATGCATCTTGAACGAGCCTGCGGATTGCGCTCGTAAGCGTTTACGATAATCTGTTTTGTTGCTCCTTCTGGGAAGGTTTTTGACGCATCCAATTCTTCAGCAAGAACAAAATCAGAAACGTTGCTAAATCGACCTGTAAATTCAGCCCAATCGATCTCCAATTGTTTTGCCACATCATCGGGTATGGTCAAGCCAGACGCCTGTGGATGCCAATTCATCTTGTCATAAATCTCTTTATTCAACTTGTTGAATGAAAAAATTGATTTCGCTGGATCAAGAAGATTATCAAAATGAACATCAATGTAAGATGCCTCGGCATCCAGGTTCCAATGTTTATCGTTATATACATCTCGTGTCGCCCATCCAGACGCCATAATGCCTCGTGGTTCTTTGCCTAACTTAATCAAAAATACTCGATCTCCTTTAACAATTTTCTTTGTATTTCCACAGCTCCACCTACCCGAATAGAAACCTTGATTAAGGATATCTTGCAAGTTATCCCAATTAAAACGTTTTGGATTCCATGTCAATAGATAGGTTGGCATTTGCCATATACATCCTTTTCAATGGCAATCGAATGCAATTGATAAGAAAAAGGATGGGTCAAACAACGCGACCCATCCTACGTTTCTATTCTACAATACTTCTGAACCAGTTAAGAGACTCTTCCAAAACGCAACCTTCGCATTCCAGGCTGAAGACGCCTTCGTAGTGGTTTTGGCGCAGGATTTCTACGCATTTTTTGATGTTGTCCGCGTTGACGCCGGAGCCGATGGCGCAGTGGCTCATAGCGATTCCCGTCAGTTCGCCGCGCGCCGCTTTGGCCAGCGATTCGCTGACGTCTTTGACGTGCACGTGGCTGATGCGGTCTTTGAATTGCTCGACGAAAGCGACGGGGTCTTGTCCGGCGATGAAGACGTTGCCGGTGTCCATATTCATGCGCAAATAGGGGCTGTCGTAAAAGTTCAGAATTTGCCCCATAAATTCGGGATTGGTGGTGAAGTAACCGTGGGGTTCGACGTTGATGACGATCTTGTGCGCTTCGGCGACTTTCAAAATTTCGCCAAGAGCCATTTTCATGATGCGCAGCCCGTCCTGATCGGTCATGCCTTCGGGCTTGGTTTTATCGTCGGTAGTGTCGATACGCGGGCAGCCCGCGAGGTTCGCCCAGCGTATAGCCTGTTGCACGTAACTGACGCCGACGGTCAGGCCGTCCATGCGGCTGAGGGGATAGGCGGCGTCCAACTGGCTGAAGCGTATGCCGTAGCCGTCCATCGTTTTACGCATGAGAATGGGGTCTTCGAGCAGGGAAATATGAGGGTAATAGCCCAGCGATTGAATATAGGCGGAGCCGTCGATAACGCCGCATTCGATGAAACTCAGGCCGTGATCCTTCGCCCATTGCATGCATTGCTTGAAGGGATAGTTGCTGCTGTTGAAAGCGTCCGTATGAAATCCGATTCCTGGCATTGTTTTTTCCTCCCGAAATTGGAATGTGTTTTATTATTTGAGCCTCTAGCTAAACTCCATTATTCCTCCCCCAAGCCTGGGGGATGAAAGGAGGGGGTTGTCTTAAGTCCATAAAACTCAACCCCCCTCTAACTCAATGTCGTTAAGTTAAGGATAGACTAATTCCTTAATCGAAAATATCAACAAATCTAATAGCATGAATTTGTTGAATTTAAAATCCCTCACCCTAACCCTCTCCCAGAGGGCGAGGGAATGGAATTTCGTCACGTTATGTCTTAACTTAATGACATTGCCCTCTAACTCCCCCCAATCTTGGGGGGAGAATTTAAAGATGGATTTTATCAATTTTTCTTGAGCCTCATTTTACGATAATTTAAGTCCTGCATCCAACTTTTTGTTTTCCTTCAAAATTTCCTCCCATGTAACGGCGCGGTTTTCGTAGGCCGCCGTCCGGCCGAGAATGGAGGACATGGCGCCGTCAGCGGCGAAATCGGCGTGGTTCATGAATTGGCCGCTGCGGATCGCTTTTACGAAGTCGCGGCAATTGTTTTCGACGCCGATATCCCAAGTGTTATCATGCTCCGTTCCTTTCCAGGCATTGTCGCCGGTAATCATAATCGGCCCAACGCCCCAATCGAGAGCGCGGTAGTGAGCGTCGGCGGTACCCTTCTTGCCGTAGAGCCGGGCGCCGAGGTCTTCGTAACCGCGCATGAATTGGGCGACATTAAGGTCGATGACGGGGCCGTCGCTGTACCAATACGTTACGATGAAATGATCCCAATTGTTGCCGGCGTTGAGCCGCGCCTTCAAGCCGCCGGTTCCATAGGCTTTCGTCGGATGGCCGCCAACGAACCAGTTGGCGATGTCCACGGCGTGGACGGCCTGCTCGACGATCACGTCGCCGGAAAGGATGTTGTTCGTTCCCCAATTGCGAAGGCGGGCGGCGGATTCCGTCATGCCGGTTGTATCCGCCAAGCCGCCGCAAGGGAATTGGTTGAAGGCCTGGCCGCAGACGATTTCGCCGATGGCGCCTTCGCGCACGCGCTTGACGCATTCGATGAAGAAGGGACTGTTGCGCGATTGATAGTCCACGAGAAACGCGACTTTCTCTTGCGCCTGGCGTCCGGATTCCTTGATGCTTTGGCAGCCGGGAACGTCGATAGCGACGGGCTTGGCCAGCCAGACGTGCTTTCCCGCCGCTACGGCTTCCGCTGCGTGTTGGGGATGAAAATAGGGCGGAGTTGTAATGATTACAGCGTCTATGTTGGAGGAGAGTATCTTGCGATAGCCAAACTCGCCCGTATAGCTGCGCGATTCTTCGATATCGAAGAGATTTTGCAGCCGCTCCAAGCGGTCTTGGAAATAATCGTGCGCCGCGACCAGTTTTACGTCGTCATTCACGGTGTCGAGAAACTTCTTACCGACGAAAAAGCCGCGCCCGCCGCTGCCAATGATTCCAATTTCAATCTTCGAGTTCGCTGCGGCCCCGAACGCCGATTGCGGTTTCACAAGGATTACGCTAGCCGCGCTGGCGGCAGTTGTCTTTAAAAATGTGCGCCGGTTATTATTGGATTTACCTTGAGGATTCATGGTTCGCTCCTGAAAGAATTCGTTTTTTATGAGCGCATTCTCTCATGATTATTCCAAAATGGGAATCGGAAAACAATGATGAGTGATGAATGATGAATGATGAAAGGGTGGCTGCGCTTTACTTTGCGCCTACTATGCGAAGCTGCATCATTTATGAATCACGGATTCCACGGATGATTTGGATTCCACGGAAAAATCTTTTTTCTTCTCCTTAATGAAATCTTTTTTTTGCCTTTTTTCGTGTTTTTCTTATTCCTTCGCGTCTTCGTGATTCAATACTATTGGACAAAGATCGTTCTATTTGGGGAATAAACTAAGAATTGCTTATAAATAATCGAGAAACTTTACGTTGGCGGCGGGAAAGGCGTAGCGGCGCAGTTGCGAACGAGGAATCCACTTGATTTCGCTGTGATAGATCGCATGGGGCTTTTCTTCCATTGGTTCGCATAAATACAAATGAATCGTAACGGCGAGGTGGGAATAGACGTGATCCACGGAAGCGATCAAACGGCCCACGCGGACGCATATTCCCAACTCTTCCTGGATTTCGCGGCGCAAGGCTGCTTCCTGCGTTTCGTCTCCTTCCACTTTGCCGCCGGGAAATTCCCATAAACCTTCCAGCATTCCTCCCGGCGGACGCTTACCAAGAAGATAGCGCCCGTTCTTGAGAATGGCGGCGGCGACGACGACTCGATGGGGAACCGGCTTTTTGGATTTGCGGACGGGGATGTTTTTTTGAAATCCTTGGCTGGCGGCGGCGCAGTATTTTCGAATGGGACATTCGCAGCATAAGGGCTGTTTGGGAGTACAAAGTTGCGCGCCCAATTCCATAATCGCCTGGTTGAAGGCGCCAGGTTCTTTCGCTGGCAATAACGACTTTGCTAAGGCGCGCAGACGCTGCGCTGTTGCGGATTCGTCAATGCAGCCCTGTTCGCCGCCGAGCCTCGCCAGGACGCGCTTGGCGTTGCCGTCCAAGGCGGGAGCGCGGACGCCGAAGGCGATGCTGGCGACGGCGCCCGCCGTATAATCGCCGACGCCGGGAAGGCGCTTCCATTCCTCCAGCGTTTGGGGAAAGACGCCATCATATTCATTGGCGATGATCTTGGCGGCTTTATGCAGATGAAGCGCCCGCCGGTAATAGCCCATTCCTTCCCATAGTTTGAGAAGATCGTCCTGTTTTGCCTGGGCGAGCGCGGCGATATTCGGAAAACGATCGAGAAAACGCAAGTAGTAGGGAATAACCGTTTCCACGCGCGTCTGTTGCAGCATGATCTCGGAAATCCATATCGCGTAGGGATCGCGCGTTCGCCGCCAAGGGAGGTCGCGTGCGGTTCGCTTGAACCACGCCAATAACGAACGGCGGAGGCCGGTTATTATTTTTTTTTCGAACATAAAATCTCTTTTCGGCTGCCGGGGCGCCAATTTGCGAATGTTTTTATATAACTCGCGTTACGCGCAAAGGGAAATTAAAGGATTCGCTTACTCTCGTCGATTGAATCGCGAAAACACGATAGGAAAAAGAAAAACACGAAAAACATTTGGAGCAAAGAATCGCGCTGTGCGAAAGATTTTCCCGAGAAATCCAAAAGAATCCGCGACATTCGCGATTCGAATATTTCGTGGAATTCGAGTTATTTCGTGTTTTCGTGATTCAAAAACGCTATAAATAAAATCTATTCATTGTTGGGATGGGTATTTCATCGTGCAGGTGGGACGCCTGCGCTCCCAGGCTGCGTAGAATGAGTTATATAATACGAATCGGTTCGTTTTCGTAAAGAACCGCCAAAAGGAATGCAACCGGCGGGATGGCGGCTATGTCCGATCTATTGTTTAAAATCTGTTTCGTTTCACCCACCGTCTATCCTTTATTCAATTCTCAGGAACGGGCTTGTTACGGCGAAGCGGAGATTCAAATTTACGAACTGGCTTCTTATCTTGGCAAAGAGCCGGGCATGGAGATCAGCGTCGTAACCGGCGATTACGGTCAGGATGATATTGAATTTTATTCCGGCGTTTTGGTTTATAAATACAAACCCGCCGCCCGCTCCGGTTGGCTGCGGCGCTTCTTGCCTGGACGCTCGTCCTTGCATGAATTACTCAAAAAAATCGATGCGAGCATCTATATCATGGCGGGCGCCAGCGGATTGTCGGGAGAGGCGGCCGATTTTTGCGTGAAGAATCGGCGAGGATTTTTGTTTCGCATAACGCACCAAAGAGACTGCGATGGAACCTTTACGCGAGGCGCAGGGGAAGAGGGTGAAAAATATTTGCAAGCGCTGCGCCAAACCTATTGCGTCGTCTGCCAGACGCAGGAGCAGCAAGCGTTGCTGCGGCGCCGGGAAACGGTGAAGACGATCGTCATTCCCAACGGCGTAGCGCCGCGTCCATTAACGGAAGGAGCGCGGAATGAAGTCGTATGGTTCGGCGAAACGGTTAACTGGAAGCAGCCGGAATTATTCTTCCGCCTGGCGCTCAGCGTCCCAGAGCAACGCTTCACGTTTTACGCCACGCCCGACGATCCCGAATATTTCGAACGCCTGGTAGCCAAAACCAGGGATATTCCCAACTTGGGCGTACAAAATTCCATGCCCTATCTCGAGGTCATCGCCCTTTTGGATAAGGCGAAACTTTTTGTCAATACGTCGCGTTTCGAAGGTTTTCCCTATTTGTTCAGTCAGGCGTTCGCTGCGGGAGTTCCCGTTGTGAGTCTCAACGCCGATCCGGACGGCGTTATCGAAAAAAAACAATTGGGAGTCTTCGCGCACGGCTCGGAAGTGCGAATGGTTCAGGGCGTGCGCGATTTGATCGCCTACGAAAAGCAATGGAAGCGCCTCAGCGATAACGCCGTCCGCTTCGCCAATGAGGAGCAGAATATCCATGCCATCGCGGGGGAATACAGCCAGATTTTTTTGAAATGCGCGGGAGCGCTTGGCGGAAAGAAGAAAAAGACCGCGCGGCGATAATTTGCCGCGCGGCCATGAAAATCCAATTATTCGAGAAAATGAAAAATCTACGCTTTCATTTTTCTTCTCTCTCGGATAACTCCTTCAATGCCCGCATATCGGCGGGGGAACGGGATTGGAGATCGATATCCGTCCATAACGTACCCGGCCCCGTCTCGCGGATGATGATGCTCAACGAGGGATCGAGCGCTTTCGACAATCCAAAAATCCGATAGGCTTCCGCATCGCCGCCAAAGGCTTTGACGCCAAGTTTTTGGCCGTCGGCCTTCGCCGTTTCTATATAACGCACGGAATCGGCCTCTGCCGTACCAAGGACGACTTTTTGTTCGCCTAGAATGGCGGCGGTTTGTTTGCGTAGTTCCGAAACGCGCAGGGCGGTTTCCGCTTCGATCTGGCGGCCTTGATATTCCGTAGAAGCGTCGATGACGCTGGCCTGCGCCGCATATTCCGCGCCGGTCTGTTGGGTGGCCTGGTCGATCATTTGGGAGGAGATGTTCAGTTGAGTTTCCGTTTCGGAGGTTTCGCGCTGTTGTTCGATAGTCTCTTTGCGCAAGTCGGCCAGTTTCGCTTTGCGGATAGGGTCTTTAAGCCGGTCTTCCGTGTCGATGCGCCGCACGTAGGAGAAGACCAGATGAACGCCGTTGGGATCGCATACAGTTTGCAAACTGTCGGTAAATCGTTTTTGGAAAATCTCGCGCTGCGTGCCGGTAATCATTTCGCGGCCTTGGAATTTTTGGCCTTCTTCTTTAATTTTCGTCAGGATTTGGGGAATGACGATTTTATTTTCGATGCTTATCGCTTCTTGGCCGGGGACGACTCCGCCGTATCGCCGCACTACTTTCGGGGAGTCTTCCGGTTTGTAGAGTAGCAGAACGCTGACCGTCGTCGTGAATTTGAATCCGTCGAGGGAATTGAATTCCACCGGCTCGTCGACGTGAACGTCGGCTTCCCCCGCGCTGATGGGGCCGACCATGATCTGGCGGTATCCTACTTCCATAATTTCGACCTGAAATTCGCGCGGATTGATGTAATAGCGTCCCGGCGGCAGCGTCGCCGCTCTCACGCCGCGTTCGCCTTCGTTGGAAAGCCGATCGCTGGGCGGCAAGACGCCTTCCTGAGCCGTGAGTACGCCGACGTAGCCCGGTTCGATGACCGTTTCGACGATGATGTCGATGTCATAGCCGCGCGGATTGAGCAGATGCCATCCCGGCCCCAGCACTTGCCGCCAGGTCCCTTTTTCGTCTGCGTTGGCCAAGATGCGGTCGGGAGGAAGGGGCTTGCCGCCGCGCGAGGTGACGACTCCGATTTTTCCGACGGGAATCTGGGGAATCGCATAGGTTTCGAAAGAGTAAAAAATCATTCCGGCGTAAGGATAAAGATAATGGCGTCCCGGACCAAGCGGTTCTTCCCATATGCCTCGCCAGCCGCGCGGAACCAAAACTTGCTCTCCTTCTACGCCGGGAGGCGGCGAGCCGGTTTTTTGGATGACGATCACCATTTTTCCCGGCGGAACATCGATGCGGCAGAAGAAGAAACTATACGTGGAAAAGAGCGTAATGAGGAAAACGAGAACGATCGCTGCGAGAAAGCCCCATTTAATATAGTTTTTATTAATTTCCTTCATGGCTTCACCTCCTCGCCCAGCAGCGTTTTTCGCCATAAGGCGTCCGTTCCCGCGAAAATGTCCTCGATCCGGGGAGCGAGAGATTGGGTGAGAGAATAGTTGGCATACGCTTTAGCGGCCTCTTTACCCTCGCCGAAGGCGGCGACGGCCGCCGCCTGGGCGTTGGCTTCCGCCGTATATTTCAGCAGCAGGGCGTCCGCTTCCGCCCGCGCCAGGGTTCTGGAAGCGGAGGCGATGTTCTTGGCCGCCTCCAATTCCATCTTGGCGGCGTCGAACTCTTTCTGCGCTTGCAGCACGGCGACGTCCAGCGCCCTTTGCCGATCCAAAAGCGTTTTCAACATTTCCGTCTTCTTATCCACGATGTCTTTCTCTTTTACCGCTTTGGTTTTTTGCGTTTGCAATTTCATTTGTTCGGCGTTCTGCATGATTTCCTGCAAAAATTGCTGCTTCTGCTGCACGGCGATTTCCCGGTCTTTCAGGATGGTCAAAACTTCGTCCGGCGGCAGAATCGTTCGGATTCCCGTTTCCTTCACTTCCACGCTGACGGATTGCACCGATCCGGCGATCTCCGTCTGAAAATCGCGTCCGAACTTTTGCCGCGTTTCGCCGGAGATGAACGTCGTCGCTTCCTGGCTCGATCCGATGAGGCGGGAATAGTTCAATACGGAAGGAAAGATCACCTTGTTCTCCACTTCGCTTTCCTGGCCGAATTTGACGAAGACGATCGGCGCGTTATCTTCGGGGATGCGCCATTCGACGCTGCAATTTAGCGTGATGGGGAAGCCGTCGAACGAGGGAAACGCCACGTCGGAAATATCCGTGCGCCGGGATTGGATATTGACCAAATCGACGCGCGTGACGTAGGGATTGAGAAAATACGTACCTGGCGTGAGGTGTTGCTTCTGCACGCCGCGTTCGCCTTCCTCCGAAAGGAATTGATTGGGCGCGGCGGGCAGCGGCCCTGCCAGGCTCGTTACTACGCCGACGGAACCGGGGGGAACGCGTATCGCTTCCGTAATGACGACGTCATAAGCGTAGGCGTTGCTGTATTCCGGGTAGAAGCCGGGTTTGAGGGCGATGTCCATAACGCCTTTTTCGCCTTCTCCCGCGATGATTTTGCCCGCGGGCAAGTCGCGCCCGAATTTCCTCGCAACGCAGCCCACATGATTTTCCGGCACTTTCACGACGTCGACGATCTCGACGCGGGTGAAGATGGGATTGACGAAATGCAAGCCCTCGCGCCAAACTTCCAATTGAATTCCCATCTGTCCCGGCTTCACGGCGATGAAGCCGTTTTCCGGCGGGACGGATTCTCCGCGATACTCCATGACGATGGCGGCTTGGTTGGGGCCGACGTTTACGAGCAGCGAGAAATACAAAATCATGCCGGTAACGGCCGTCAGCGCCAAAATAGCGAACAACGTGGATAGCGAACCTTTGTAAAATTGAAGGGTTGGCATTTTTCTTGGCAAATCCATAATCGCCTTCCTTTCCTTATTCGTTTAATAGCTTCACTATGTATAATACGCTTCAAGAAAAACCCTGTTGCAGGGATAACCGTAAGAACAGAGTAACGCCGTTAGCGAATCCATATAATGGCAAAAGAAAAAATATTTGGATTTCCCGTTCGGAACCATGAAATCGAAACGACGAATCATATTGATTGCGGGTACGATCGCATTAGTCGGGGCGCTATTGCTTTGCGTGGATTATTCCACCGCGGTCGATGCGTTGAAACGAGCGGAATGGGGGTATATTCTCGCCGCCGCCGGCCTGACGTTGTTGTTTCCCCTTCTTTGCGCCATCCGATGGCATCTCATCGTTTTGCAACTCGGCTGCCGATTGGGCGTTTGGGAAAGTTACAAGATCGTGATGGCGGCATGGCCTCTGGGAACGATCACTCCGGCGAAATCGGGGGATCTCGTTAAAGTATTATTTTTAAAGAATGTTCTTCCCTATTCGAAAACGACGGGCGTAATTCTGGCGGAACGGATGATGGACGTCGTCGTTCTTTGCGTTTATTCCCTCGCGGGCGGATGGATTTACGGCTTCACGACGGCGTTTTATTTTTGCGGCGCTATCCTCGCGGGAGTGATCGTTTTCTTTCTGCTATCCGCCTCCTCCCTCGTGCAATGGGTTCCGGAACGCTGGCGGGAGTTGGTCGAGAATCTCCTTGAAGCCAGCAAAAGAATCTGTCTGAACAGACGGTCTTTTCTAACCATCTTATCGGTCACTTTTCTAAATTGGATGCTTTCCTTCGTTCAGACCTGGATTTGTTATTGCGCGTTTCATGCGGAAGTTCCCTTCGTCTACGTTATCGCCGCTCTGCCCATCGCCATTTTTATCGGTCTGGCGCCGGTGACGCTTTCCGGCGCGGGGACGCGGGACGGAGCTATCATTTACTTATTTCAACATTACGCCTCCTACGAAATTAGTTTGTCGGTTGGGATTTTGTACTCCATCTTCGGCTATTGGTTGTTATCGCTCTTGGGCGTACCTTTTATGAAAGCCGCCTTTCAAGATTCGATCGGAGGCATCCATGGAAAAGACCTTCGCCGTTATCTGCATCCGCAGAACCTTCAAGAATCCGAAGAAGAATAACCATCCCATTCGTCTTGTAGGGAATATGGATAATCTCTTGCCCAAAATGGAAGTCTTGTTATAATCGTTAGTTC is from Candidatus Omnitrophota bacterium and encodes:
- the istB gene encoding IS21-like element helper ATPase IstB, with the protein product MNLQTSELEKSRNLLVELGLEYAAEALLELLERAVRENLSLVKFLELVTGKEVELREDRRVKSLLNSSGLPMGKTLNHFDFPFQRGVEKAKIDLLATCEFVKRKENVLLLGPPGVGKSHLAAGLGVKAAENGFAVVFMNADDLIDMLQKDEAVDHRKIRRRRYMNASLLIIDELGFQALDRHNAHLFFKVISQRYERGSIIITSNKGIREWPDILAGDEVLATAILDRLLHHCHVIQIDGRSYRLKHIELGLHEGGEKS
- a CDS encoding lysylphosphatidylglycerol synthase transmembrane domain-containing protein; translated protein: MKSKRRIILIAGTIALVGALLLCVDYSTAVDALKRAEWGYILAAAGLTLLFPLLCAIRWHLIVLQLGCRLGVWESYKIVMAAWPLGTITPAKSGDLVKVLFLKNVLPYSKTTGVILAERMMDVVVLCVYSLAGGWIYGFTTAFYFCGAILAGVIVFFLLSASSLVQWVPERWRELVENLLEASKRICLNRRSFLTILSVTFLNWMLSFVQTWICYCAFHAEVPFVYVIAALPIAIFIGLAPVTLSGAGTRDGAIIYLFQHYASYEISLSVGILYSIFGYWLLSLLGVPFMKAAFQDSIGGIHGKDLRRYLHPQNLQESEEE
- a CDS encoding glycosyltransferase family 4 protein, with protein sequence MSDLLFKICFVSPTVYPLFNSQERACYGEAEIQIYELASYLGKEPGMEISVVTGDYGQDDIEFYSGVLVYKYKPAARSGWLRRFLPGRSSLHELLKKIDASIYIMAGASGLSGEAADFCVKNRRGFLFRITHQRDCDGTFTRGAGEEGEKYLQALRQTYCVVCQTQEQQALLRRRETVKTIVIPNGVAPRPLTEGARNEVVWFGETVNWKQPELFFRLALSVPEQRFTFYATPDDPEYFERLVAKTRDIPNLGVQNSMPYLEVIALLDKAKLFVNTSRFEGFPYLFSQAFAAGVPVVSLNADPDGVIEKKQLGVFAHGSEVRMVQGVRDLIAYEKQWKRLSDNAVRFANEEQNIHAIAGEYSQIFLKCAGALGGKKKKTARR
- the mutY gene encoding A/G-specific adenine glycosylase; its protein translation is MFEKKIITGLRRSLLAWFKRTARDLPWRRTRDPYAIWISEIMLQQTRVETVIPYYLRFLDRFPNIAALAQAKQDDLLKLWEGMGYYRRALHLHKAAKIIANEYDGVFPQTLEEWKRLPGVGDYTAGAVASIAFGVRAPALDGNAKRVLARLGGEQGCIDESATAQRLRALAKSLLPAKEPGAFNQAIMELGAQLCTPKQPLCCECPIRKYCAAASQGFQKNIPVRKSKKPVPHRVVVAAAILKNGRYLLGKRPPGGMLEGLWEFPGGKVEGDETQEAALRREIQEELGICVRVGRLIASVDHVYSHLAVTIHLYLCEPMEEKPHAIYHSEIKWIPRSQLRRYAFPAANVKFLDYL
- a CDS encoding sugar phosphate isomerase/epimerase yields the protein MPGIGFHTDAFNSSNYPFKQCMQWAKDHGLSFIECGVIDGSAYIQSLGYYPHISLLEDPILMRKTMDGYGIRFSQLDAAYPLSRMDGLTVGVSYVQQAIRWANLAGCPRIDTTDDKTKPEGMTDQDGLRIMKMALGEILKVAEAHKIVINVEPHGYFTTNPEFMGQILNFYDSPYLRMNMDTGNVFIAGQDPVAFVEQFKDRISHVHVKDVSESLAKAARGELTGIAMSHCAIGSGVNADNIKKCVEILRQNHYEGVFSLECEGCVLEESLNWFRSIVE
- a CDS encoding HNH endonuclease; the encoded protein is MPTYLLTWNPKRFNWDNLQDILNQGFYSGRWSCGNTKKIVKGDRVFLIKLGKEPRGIMASGWATRDVYNDKHWNLDAEASYIDVHFDNLLDPAKSIFSFNKLNKEIYDKMNWHPQASGLTIPDDVAKQLEIDWAEFTGRFSNVSDFVLAEELDASKTFPEGATKQIIVNAYERNPQARSRCIAKYGYNCSVCGFNFQEIYGELGTNYIHVHHLEPLSQIGNDKEVNPEKDLRPVCPNCHAMLHRDKTRTIEELKTIIEGKRKIFIKSRNEP
- a CDS encoding SPFH domain-containing protein translates to MKEINKNYIKWGFLAAIVLVFLITLFSTYSFFFCRIDVPPGKMVIVIQKTGSPPPGVEGEQVLVPRGWRGIWEEPLGPGRHYLYPYAGMIFYSFETYAIPQIPVGKIGVVTSRGGKPLPPDRILANADEKGTWRQVLGPGWHLLNPRGYDIDIIVETVIEPGYVGVLTAQEGVLPPSDRLSNEGERGVRAATLPPGRYYINPREFQVEIMEVGYRQIMVGPISAGEADVHVDEPVEFNSLDGFKFTTTVSVLLLYKPEDSPKVVRRYGGVVPGQEAISIENKIVIPQILTKIKEEGQKFQGREMITGTQREIFQKRFTDSLQTVCDPNGVHLVFSYVRRIDTEDRLKDPIRKAKLADLRKETIEQQRETSETETQLNISSQMIDQATQQTGAEYAAQASVIDASTEYQGRQIEAETALRVSELRKQTAAILGEQKVVLGTAEADSVRYIETAKADGQKLGVKAFGGDAEAYRIFGLSKALDPSLSIIIRETGPGTLWTDIDLQSRSPADMRALKELSEREEK
- a CDS encoding Gfo/Idh/MocA family oxidoreductase, translating into MNPQGKSNNNRRTFLKTTAASAASVILVKPQSAFGAAANSKIEIGIIGSGGRGFFVGKKFLDTVNDDVKLVAAHDYFQDRLERLQNLFDIEESRSYTGEFGYRKILSSNIDAVIITTPPYFHPQHAAEAVAAGKHVWLAKPVAIDVPGCQSIKESGRQAQEKVAFLVDYQSRNSPFFIECVKRVREGAIGEIVCGQAFNQFPCGGLADTTGMTESAARLRNWGTNNILSGDVIVEQAVHAVDIANWFVGGHPTKAYGTGGLKARLNAGNNWDHFIVTYWYSDGPVIDLNVAQFMRGYEDLGARLYGKKGTADAHYRALDWGVGPIMITGDNAWKGTEHDNTWDIGVENNCRDFVKAIRSGQFMNHADFAADGAMSSILGRTAAYENRAVTWEEILKENKKLDAGLKLS
- a CDS encoding SPFH domain-containing protein, translated to MDLPRKMPTLQFYKGSLSTLFAILALTAVTGMILYFSLLVNVGPNQAAIVMEYRGESVPPENGFIAVKPGQMGIQLEVWREGLHFVNPIFTRVEIVDVVKVPENHVGCVARKFGRDLPAGKIIAGEGEKGVMDIALKPGFYPEYSNAYAYDVVITEAIRVPPGSVGVVTSLAGPLPAAPNQFLSEEGERGVQKQHLTPGTYFLNPYVTRVDLVNIQSRRTDISDVAFPSFDGFPITLNCSVEWRIPEDNAPIVFVKFGQESEVENKVIFPSVLNYSRLIGSSQEATTFISGETRQKFGRDFQTEIAGSVQSVSVEVKETGIRTILPPDEVLTILKDREIAVQQKQQFLQEIMQNAEQMKLQTQKTKAVKEKDIVDKKTEMLKTLLDRQRALDVAVLQAQKEFDAAKMELEAAKNIASASRTLARAEADALLLKYTAEANAQAAAVAAFGEGKEAAKAYANYSLTQSLAPRIEDIFAGTDALWRKTLLGEEVKP